The Kitasatospora albolonga nucleotide sequence GATCTCCGTGACCTCGGTGCGCATCCGCAGGTCGATGTCCCGCTCGCGGTGCTCCTCGGGGGTACGGGCGATGAGGTCGTCCCGGTGCTTCACGTCCCCGCTCACCCAGTACGGGATGCCGCAGGCGGAGTACGAGGTGAATGCGGTCCGCTCGAAGGCGACGATCTCCAGCTCGTCCGCCCCCTTCAGCCTGCGGGCCTGCGACGCGGCGGACATGCCCGCCGCGTCGCCGCCGATGACCACGAGTCGCTCCGCTGCCATTGTCCGGGTCCCTTTCGCCGTACGAGCCGTAGCCGCACACGCGGTACGAGCCGCCCGTACGAGCCGTCAGGGGGCCCACGCTACGGCGCTCAGGAGGACGGCGTGCCCCCGGCCTCCTCCGCCCGCACCACCGGGGGAGCCGTACGGCCCGCCCGCCGGGCGCGCAGCACCCGCCACACCACCAGCAGCAGCGCCGCCGTGGCCAGGAACGGGGCCGAGGCGCCGATCGCCACCGCGATCCACCGGAGCGTCGTCACGAACGCGTCCCAGCCGCCGCCCAGCGCGTCCAGGAACCCCGGGCCGTCGTCCTCCCGGTCCCGGCCCGGCGCGTCCGGCTCGGACAGGTCCAGCGTGATCGTCGCCATCGTGGTGCGGTCTTTCAGCCCCGCCTGCTGGGCCAGCAGCGACTCCAGATCGGCCTGACGGCTGCTCAGCTCGCCCTCCAGGGTGACGACATCGGTGAGCTTCTCCGCCTTGTCCATCAGCGTCCGCACCCGCTTCACGCTCGCCCGCTGCGTGGCGATCCGGCTCTCCACGTCGACGACCTTGTCGGTGACGTCCTTGGCGTTCGAGGAGCGGGAGAGCAGCTTCCCGGAGCCGGTGAGCGTACGCAGCACCTCCTGGTAGCTCTCCTGCGGCACCCGCAGCACGAGATGCGAGAACTCGTGCTCGTCGTCGACCCGCTCGGTGGTCTCGGTCGCCACCAGGCCCCCGCTCGCCTCGACCGCGCTCCGGGCGGCGGCCGCCGCCTTCGGCACGCTCTTGACCTCCACGGCGAGCTCGGTCGTACGGATCACATGGGTGCCCGCGGCCCCCGGCTTCGGTGCCTTGCCCTGCTGGTCCGCGCCCTTCCCCCCGTCCGCCGGGGCGGCGGACGCCGCCGAGGCGCCCGGAGCGCCCTGCCGGTCCGCGAACCCTTCCGGCGCGCCCGCCTTGAGGTCGTGCTGCCCCGCGTCGGACGCGCTCTCGTCGCCCGCCGCGCAGCCCCCGGCGAGCAGCACCGCGCCGAGCGCCCCGGCCGCCACGGCGGCGCGGAGACGGGAGCGGCGGTGGTGGGCCGCGCGCGGCGGGCGGGCGGGGAATCGATCGGTACCGCTGGTCATAACAGGTCCCCCCTGGACTCTCGTTGACAGTGCCGATTCGACGCGGGCCTGCCCGGACCGGTTTCCGGCCGGGGGTTTCGAAGTGGTCACGGCCGGGACCCGGCGGAGGTTTGAGAGAGTGGACCCATGCACCGTTCACATCAGGACGCCGACCCGCCCGCGCGCCATGTCGTCGTCCTCGGCGGCGGCATCGCCGGACTGGCCGCCGCCCACCGCCTGGTCGCCACCGGTCTGCGGGTCACGCTCCTGGAGGCGACGGACCGGCTCGGCGGCAAGCTGATGACCGGCGAGGTCGCGGGCGTCCGGGTCGACCTCGGCGCCGAGTCGGTGCTCGCCCGCCGCCCCGAGGCGGTCGCCCTGGCCGAGGCCGTCGGGCTCTCCGGCCGCCTCCAGCCGCCCGCCACCGCCACCGCCTCCCTCTGGACGCGCGACGCGCTGCGCCCGATGCCCACGGGCCACGTCATGGGCGTCCCCGGCGACCCGGCGGCCCTCGGCGGGGTGCTGTCCCCCGAGGGGCTGGCCCGGATCGCCGAGGAGCGCGACCTCACCCCGACCCCCGTCGGCGACGATGTGGCGGTCGGCGCGTACGTGGCCGACCGGCTCGGCCGCGAGGTCGTCGACCGGCTGGTGGAACCCCTCCTCGGCGGGGTCTACGCGGGCGACGCCTACCGGATCTCGCTGCGCGCCGCCGTACCGCAGCTCTACGAAGCGGTGAAGGAGGGCGGCCCGCTGCTGGAGGCCGTCCGCCGCATCCAGGAGCGCGCGGCGGCCCGGCAGCAGACCGGACCCGTCTTCCAGGGCCTCGCGGGCGGCATCGGCACCCTCCCGGACGCCGTGGCCGACGCCGTACGGGCCGGGGGCGGCGAGATCCGTACGGAGACCCCCGTCCTCGGCCTGACCCGTAACGGCACGGGCTGGGCGGTCCGCACCGACACCGGGATGATCACCGCCGACGGCATCGTCCTGGCCACCCCCGCCTGGTCCGCCTCCGCCCTGCTGGCCGCCGAGTCCCCGGCCGCCTCCGCCGAGCTGGCCGGGGTGGAGTACGCCTCGATGGCCCTGGTCACGATGGCCTTCCGGCGCGCCGACATCGAGGCGTACGAGGCCCTGCGCGGCCGTTCCGGCTTCCTCGTGCCGCCGGTCGACGGCCGCACCATCAAGGCGTCCACCTTCTCCACCAACAAGTGGCAGTGGGTCGCCGACGCCGCCCCCGGCCTGTTCGTGCTCCGTACCTCCGTCGGCCGGTACGGCGAGGAGGAGCACCTGCACCGCGAGGACGGCGAACTCGTCGCCGTATCCCTGCGCGACCTCCGCGAGGCCACCGGACTCGCCGCGCGCCCCGTCGACACCGAGGTCACCCGCTGGATCGGCGGACTCCCGCAGTACCCGGTCGGCCACCACACCCGGGTCGCCCGCATCCGTGACGAGGTCGCGAAACTGCCCGCCCTGCGGGTCTGCGGCGCGGTCTACGACGGGGTCGGCATCCCCGCCTGCGTCGCGAGCGCGCAGCGGGCGGCCGACGAGATCGCGGGCGACCTCACGGGGCCCGGCGCGGGGCCCGGCACGGGGAAGATCACGAACGAGATCATCGCCACGCCGACCCTGGTTCGGGGCACGGAGAGCGAGGCGGGACAATAGCCGTATGACTGCTCCCGAGAGTGTGACGCCCAGCAAGAGTCCGAACGCCGGAAAGAAGGCCAAGGACCTCAACGAGGTCATCCGCTACACCCTGTGGTCGGTCTTCAAACTGCGCGACGTACTGCCGCTGGACCGGGCGGGATACGCGGACGAGGTCCAGGAGCTGTTCGACCAGCTCGCGGCCAAGGACATCACCGTGCGCGGCACCTACGACCTCTCCGGTCTCCGTGCCGACGCCGACCTGATGATCTGGTGGCACGCCGAGACCTCGGACCAGCTCCAGGACGCCTACAACCTCTTCCGCCGCACCAGGCTCGGCCGCGCGCTGGAGCCGGTCTGGTCGAACATGGCGCTGCACCGCCCCGCCGAGTTCAACAAGTCGCACATCCCGGCGTTCCTCGCCGACGAGACCCCGCGCGACTACATCAGCGTTTACCCCTTCGTACGGTCCTACGACTGGTACCTGCTGCCGGACGAGGACCGCCGCCGCATGCTCGCGGACCACGGCAAGATGGCCCGGGGCTACCCCGACGTCCGCGCCAACACCGTCGCCTCCTTCTCGCTCGGCGACTACGAGTGGATTCTCGCCTTCGAGGCGGACGAGCTGTACCGCATCGTCGACCTGATGCGTCACCTGCGCGCCTCCGAGGCACGGCTCCACGTGCGCGAGGAGGTCCCGTTCTACACGGGCCGCAGGAAGGACATCGCAGACCTGGTGGCCGGGCTCGCATAGCCAGCGAGTTCCCGCACCACCCCAACCCGGAAGATCAGAAGACGGGCACCGGGCACCGACCGTGCCGCCCGCCGTTCCAGCGACACCGGGTTCGGCTTCGGGCCCTGCCGGAGTGCGCTCCGGCAGGGCCCTTCCGCGTTCCTGCGGTCTCCCGTCCGGATCATGCCGGGCTCGCGGACCCGGTCAAGATCCGCCGGACACGCCCTAGTCCAGCGAGACGGGGTTCGGCTCCGCGCGCGGGGCGCACTCCGCGTCCCCCACGGGCACCGCGCCCGTCAGCAGATACCGCCGCATGTGCTCGTCCACGCAGGCGTTCCCGAACCCGCCGACGCCATGCGTCCCCGCGCCCCGCTCCGTCACGAGCGCCGCGCCGCGCAGCCGCCGCTGGAGCTCCAGAGCCCCCTGGTACGGGGTCGCCGCATCGCGCTCCGCCGCCAGGATGAGCACCGGGGGCAGCTCGCCCCACTCCGTGGAGACGTCCAGCGGCCGCTGCCGGGGCGCGGGCCAGAAGGCGCACGGCAGGTTGGTGAAGGCGTTGTCCCAGGTCTGGAACGGGGCGATGCGGGCGAGGTCCGTATGGTCGCGGTCCCACACCTCCCACTCCTGCGGCCAGGGCGCGTCGTTGCACTCGACAGCGGTGTAGACGGCCCGCGCGTTCTCGTCGCCCTTCGCCGTCACCGCGCGCGGCGACATCTGGGTGATCACCGGCTCCGGATTGCCCCGGACGTACTCGGAGAGGGCGGTCGCCCGCATCGCCCAGTAGTCGTCGTAGTACGCGGCCTGGAGGAACGCCGCGTGGAACTGCCCCGGCCCCACCGTCCCGCCCGCCGGTTCGGCCGCCAGCTCGGTGCGCACGGCGTCGTAATGGCGCTGTACGGCCTCGGGCGTGGTGCCGAGCCGGTAGACGTCGTCGTGCTGGGCGACCCAGCGCCGGAAGTCCTCCCAGCGGGACTCGAAGGCCAGCGACTGATCGAGGTTGGAGCGGTACCAGATCTTCTCCGGGTCCGGGTCGACCGCGGAATCGAGGACCATACGGCGTACGCGTGAGGGAAAGAGGGTCGCGTACAGGGAACCCAGATACGTGCCGTACGAGGCCCCCATGAAGGTCAGCTGTTCATCACCGAGGGCGGCCCGCAGCACCTCCAGGTCACGGGCGTTGTTGAGCGAGGTGTAGTGCCGCAGCGCCTCGCCCGCGTTCCGCTCGCACCCCCGCGCGTACGCCCGCGCCTCCGCGATCCGCCGCTCCTTGTACGCGGCCGTCGGGTGGGCGGGGGAGTCGGTGGGGCTCTTCGCGAACGCGGCGGGGTCCTGGCAGGAGAGCGGGGCGGAGTCGCCGACACCGCGCGGGGCGTACCCGACCATGTCGTACGCCGCCGCGACCTCCTTCCACTCGGACATCTCGCCCATCAGCGGGAAGGTGATGCTGGAGGCGCCGGGCCCGCCCGGGTTGTAGACGAAGGACCCCTGGCGGCCGGCCGCCCCGCCGGTCGCCGGGGAGCGGCTGACGGTGAGTTCGATGGTCCGCCCGTCGGGCCGCGCGTAGTCCAGGGGGACGCTGACGGTGCCGCACATCAGCGAGTCCGGCAGCTGCTCCTCCTCCGGGCACGCCCCGAAGGCGATCCCGGCCGCCGCCGCGCGGGCCGCCGCCACCGCCGTACCGCGCTCCTCGGCGGAGGCGGAGGCGGTGCCGGGGCCGCCGTCCCGGGCGGTCGCGGGGGCGGTGGTCAGGGCGGCGGACAGGACCAGGGAGCCGAGCGTGACGTACAGGGGTACTGCTCTCACGGCGGGACCTCTCTGCGGATGCGGAGA carries:
- a CDS encoding protoporphyrinogen oxidase, which translates into the protein MHRSHQDADPPARHVVVLGGGIAGLAAAHRLVATGLRVTLLEATDRLGGKLMTGEVAGVRVDLGAESVLARRPEAVALAEAVGLSGRLQPPATATASLWTRDALRPMPTGHVMGVPGDPAALGGVLSPEGLARIAEERDLTPTPVGDDVAVGAYVADRLGREVVDRLVEPLLGGVYAGDAYRISLRAAVPQLYEAVKEGGPLLEAVRRIQERAAARQQTGPVFQGLAGGIGTLPDAVADAVRAGGGEIRTETPVLGLTRNGTGWAVRTDTGMITADGIVLATPAWSASALLAAESPAASAELAGVEYASMALVTMAFRRADIEAYEALRGRSGFLVPPVDGRTIKASTFSTNKWQWVADAAPGLFVLRTSVGRYGEEEHLHREDGELVAVSLRDLREATGLAARPVDTEVTRWIGGLPQYPVGHHTRVARIRDEVAKLPALRVCGAVYDGVGIPACVASAQRAADEIAGDLTGPGAGPGTGKITNEIIATPTLVRGTESEAGQ
- a CDS encoding protease, whose product is MRAVPLYVTLGSLVLSAALTTAPATARDGGPGTASASAEERGTAVAAARAAAAGIAFGACPEEEQLPDSLMCGTVSVPLDYARPDGRTIELTVSRSPATGGAAGRQGSFVYNPGGPGASSITFPLMGEMSEWKEVAAAYDMVGYAPRGVGDSAPLSCQDPAAFAKSPTDSPAHPTAAYKERRIAEARAYARGCERNAGEALRHYTSLNNARDLEVLRAALGDEQLTFMGASYGTYLGSLYATLFPSRVRRMVLDSAVDPDPEKIWYRSNLDQSLAFESRWEDFRRWVAQHDDVYRLGTTPEAVQRHYDAVRTELAAEPAGGTVGPGQFHAAFLQAAYYDDYWAMRATALSEYVRGNPEPVITQMSPRAVTAKGDENARAVYTAVECNDAPWPQEWEVWDRDHTDLARIAPFQTWDNAFTNLPCAFWPAPRQRPLDVSTEWGELPPVLILAAERDAATPYQGALELQRRLRGAALVTERGAGTHGVGGFGNACVDEHMRRYLLTGAVPVGDAECAPRAEPNPVSLD